One stretch of Kiritimatiellaceae bacterium DNA includes these proteins:
- the trxB gene encoding thioredoxin-disulfide reductase, with protein sequence MENIVIIGTGPAGYTAAIYTARANLNPLVIEGFQPGGQLTTTTEIENYPGFPEGISGSELMDLTRKQAERFGARFKPGEVVSSCLTCLPHTITLSDGEKIEAKTIIIATGASAQYLGIESEQKLMGRGVSGCAVCDGAFYRNVPVAVVGGGDTAMEDALFLTHFASKVTVIHRRDQFRASKIMVDRLLAHPKIEVVWDSVVEEVLDVSKNEVTGLKIRNVKTGALSELSVTGLFVAIGHKPNTKAFAGQLDMDHAGYLITKNTRTNIDGVFAAGDVQDPVYRQAVSAAGSGCMSALEAERYLGSME encoded by the coding sequence TTGGAAAATATCGTCATCATCGGAACGGGGCCTGCCGGTTATACCGCCGCGATTTACACGGCGCGCGCCAACCTAAATCCGCTGGTGATCGAAGGCTTTCAGCCCGGCGGTCAGCTCACGACGACGACCGAGATTGAAAACTATCCCGGCTTTCCGGAAGGGATTTCCGGTTCGGAACTGATGGATCTCACCCGCAAGCAGGCTGAGCGTTTCGGCGCGCGGTTTAAACCCGGCGAAGTGGTTTCTTCCTGTCTGACCTGCCTGCCCCATACAATTACGCTGAGTGACGGCGAAAAGATTGAAGCCAAAACCATTATCATCGCCACCGGCGCGAGCGCGCAGTATCTCGGCATCGAGTCTGAACAAAAGCTGATGGGCCGCGGCGTTTCCGGTTGCGCCGTCTGCGATGGCGCATTTTACCGCAACGTACCGGTCGCCGTGGTCGGCGGCGGCGACACCGCCATGGAAGACGCGCTATTCCTGACTCACTTCGCATCGAAGGTTACCGTCATTCACCGTCGCGACCAGTTCCGCGCTTCTAAAATTATGGTCGACCGTCTGCTTGCGCATCCGAAAATCGAAGTGGTTTGGGATTCCGTGGTCGAAGAGGTGCTCGATGTTTCCAAAAACGAAGTAACCGGATTGAAAATCCGTAACGTCAAAACCGGCGCGCTTTCCGAACTGTCCGTCACCGGATTGTTTGTTGCCATCGGTCATAAGCCGAACACGAAAGCGTTCGCCGGACAGCTCGATATGGATCATGCCGGTTATCTGATCACAAAAAACACCCGCACCAACATCGACGGTGTATTTGCGGCGGGCGACGTGCAGGATCCGGTTTATCGTCAGGCGGTTTCCGCGGCCGGTTCGGGCTGTATGTCTGCGCTGGAAGCAGAGCGTTATTTAGGAAGCATGGAATAA